The nucleotide window GATCAAATTATAAAAAACACTTATCGGACATTAATGACTCGCGGCATTAAAGGCTGCTATCTGTATTGCACTGACCCGGAAACCAATGCATATTTTTCAGCATTTCAACAATCGATCAATGAACCCCAATACTTATCCTTAGAGAAAGTTCCTTATGAAGGACTTGGCTACGCAGTAGTTTCCTTCGAAACAGCCCGCCCTTATGACGGCTTCGTACCCGTATTTGATATTGCAGCCGCAGCAGGTAGCTTTAGCCCACATCAAGATGCAGAAACTTGTGATTGGGTTGAATTACCCGAAGAATTTGCGACTAAAGAAGGAATGTTTGTTATTCGAGTAATCGGCGAATCCATGAACAGAAAAATACCCGACGGGTCATGGTGCTTATTTAAATCAAATCCTGGCGGCACTAGAAACGGCAAAGTCGTACTTGTACAACATAATCATATCTCTGATGTTGATCATGGTGGCTCCTTCACAGTTAAAGTTTATAAAAGTGAGAAGCGCCAAATTGATGATCAACTCATTCATGAAAAAATTGTTTTGTCGCCAGACACCAATTCCTTTGGTTATTCAGACATAGTCATAAAAGAAAATGATTTGGAGGAGTTTAGAGTCATCGGCGAGTTTGTAGCGGTTCTTTAGAGGATATTGAATTACGTCAAGATACTAGTCATTAACTTTATTTAAAGTAAAGTTAATGAGACATCATAAAATCCTAAACTTTCTTATGTTAAGAAATCATATTGCTACGACCAGGAAAAACCATGCCCAACACCTCCATCACTCAAGCAGCCGATTACATCCAACAAGCCGATGCGCTTATCATCGCTGCTGGTGCAGGCATGGGTGTGGATTCGGGTTTGCCGGATTTTCGGGGCAACGAGGGATTTTGGAAGGCCTACCCTGCCCTTGCAAAAGCGAAAATGGATTTTACGCAAGCGGCGTCGCCCGATACATTTGTGCGCGATGTGAAATTGGCTTGGGGATTTTATGGGCACCGGCTCGCACTTTATCGCAATACTATTCCCCACGAAGGCTTTGCGATTTTAAAACGCTGGGGCGAAAGCAAAGCGAAAGGTTATTCGGTATTTACCAGTAATGTGGATGGGCAATTTCAAAAAGCAGGTTTCGCTGCGGATAATATTTACGAGTGCCACGGCTCTATTCATCACTTGCAATGTCTTGAACCCTGCTCCGCTACTATTTGGGAGGCAAATTCATTCTTGCCTGAAGTCGATCACGAACAGTGTCAGCTTATTAATAAGCCTCCGCTGTGCCCCTATTGCAACCAAATCGCGCGGCCAAATATTTTAATGTTTGGCGATTGGGGTTGGATTAGCGATAGATCGGATCAGCAAGCCGAGCAATTACAGCTCTGGTTGCAGCGCTGTAATAATCCGGTGGTGATTGAGCTAGGTGCAGGCACACATATTCCATCGGTGCGCCGCTTTTCCGAGCAGGTCGTAAACAGTTTTAATGGCAAATTAATTCGCATTAATCCGCGCGATTATGAAGTACCGCTCCAAAATGCGGTGGGTATTAGCATGGGAGCGAAAGCGGGATTGATCGCCATTGAACAAGTCATCAAGCCCCAACAATAATAGCCGCACAGGCTACCGCCATATTGGAAACACAATGCCCACCTACACCATCCTATCCACCGCTGTTGAATCCACCACCGAAGAAAAAAACAGTGAGTTCATTACTTTTTTGCATCCGGTTACTTCGCGTGAAGAGGCGATGGTGTGGGTGGAGGTTTATCGCAAGCAGTATCCGGATGCGGCGCATGTGTGTTGGGCGTATGTGATTGGCAATACGCGGCAGCCGTTAACACAGGCGTTTAGTGATGACGGTGAGCCTTCGGGTACGGCGGGTAAGCCGATGCTGCATGTATTAACCGAGCGCGATGTGGGCAATTCGCTCGCGGTAGTGGTGCGTTATTTTGGTGGGGTGAAGTTGGGTGCAGGTGGTTTGGTGCGGGCGTATTCCGGTGCGGTGTCGCAGGCGGTGAATGCGGCGGTATTGGTTGCGGTTACGCCCAAGGTGGAATGTATTGTCAGCGTGGATTTTGCGCGTGAGGCGAAGGTTCGCCACCTGGTTAACCAATTTCAGGGCGAGATACTGGCGGTGGATTACGCGGCGCAGGTGAGTTTGCAGATCCGTTTGGAAGAGGCGCAGCTGGATGCGTTTAGTGTGCAGGTGGTGAATGAAACGGCGGGCACGGCGATAGTGAAGTTGAATTTCTTTTAAAAATAATTTTCTCTCCTGTCGAATTCCGACAGCCTGCTTCGACTACTCTACAGAACACCTCAGTACACAAACATCCATCTCAATTTTTAATGAAGGAGAACGCGTTATGAAAGTCATGGTTATGGTTAAAGCATCGCCCGGTTCTGAAGCAGGCAAAATGCCGAGCGAGGCGCTGCTCAATGCAATGGGCCAATTTAATGAAGAATTGGTGAAGGCTGGCATTATGGAATCTGGCGATGGATTAAAGCCCAGCAGCGAAGGTTTTCGTGTGCGTTTTAGTGGCGATAAACGCGTTGTCACCACTGGCCCTTTCACTGAAACCAATGAGCTGATTGCCGGTTATTGGATTTGGAATGTGAACTCCATGGAAGAAGCGATTGAGTGGGTAAAGAAATGCCCTAACCCGATGGAAGATGAAGACTCTGATATTGAAATTCGCACATTTTATACGATGGAGGATTTTGCCGAGGCCGATGTAGATGGCAAAGCGGCTGCACATGAAGACGCACTGCGCCAAACCATTGCGATGCGTAAAGTGCAGGTAAATAATTATTTATTTTTCTCTGGCCGTTGCGATGAAGCACTCGCATTTTATAAACAACATTTAAGTGCAGAGGTTAAATTTTTAATCCGCTTTAACGAAAGCCCCGACCCTATGCCAGAAGGTGTATTGCAGCCGGGTTTTGAAAACAAAGTGATGCACGCTGAATTCAGCTTGGGCAATGTGGATATCATGGCATCGGATGGTTGTAACGATGCCGAAACATTCAGCGGTTTTCGCATCGCACTGAATGTTAACGATGAAGCCGAAGCGCGCCGTATTTTTGCCGCACTGGCCAGCAATGGCGGCAAAGTGGATATGCCGTTAATGAAAACCTTTTGGTCGCCGTTGTATGGGCAAGTCACTGACCAATTTGGTGTTGGTTGGATGGTGATGCTGCCAGGTGAAGAGCCAGCATAAAAGCAGGCGCTTTATAAAGATGTATATTCACGCTGTGCTGGCACGAACAGCACAGCGTGAAAAATAGAAACAATGTGAAAAAAATAGAAGCAGTATGAAAAAATAAAAACAATAAACATTAAACCGGCGTGTTTTTCTTTTTATTTTGCAAATGCGTAATGCGCCACCAGGTGAGCAGCGCTGCCACGGCGGGCACGGCAAATACCAGCAGAAATATCGGCAGCTCTTGCATAAAAGTGTAACCCGCGTAGTGGATACCCACCCACATATTGATCGCGGCAATCACAAACCACAGCGGCACAAATACCACCAATGCTTTTGCGATGGGTTTAACGCCCTCGCCACCAAACACGCGCGCAACCAATTGGCAAAAAAACAACAGAACAAAACCGCCAACCAAAACCATCAGTGTGTGCATAGCAACCTCGTTATCTTGTCTGTGTTAATGCGACGGCAAATTTAATCCCCGCGCAACCAATTCCACCATGGCGATTAACTCGTCATCTAATTTATCGACCATGTCCTGCTGCCATTCGCCGTTATGTAATGCCTGCTCAAGTTGAAAACAATTCACTTCCAGTTGGTTCATTCCCAAACTGCCCGCAAGGGACTTCAGCGAATGCACCTGGTTAAGTGCCTCTGCTGGATTTTTTTCCAGCAATACGGGTAGCTGCGCCGGGAATTCTGCCCGCTCATGGGCAAAGCGTTCAAGCAAGCGCCGGTAGAGTTTTTCATTGCCCATTAAATTATGCAGAGCGCGTTGGGTGTCTATACCCGCGTTGTGCAAAAACTCCATACTGCCCGCACTGGAAACCAATTCCGGCGCTACACGGCAGGCGTGCCCCCACTGCTCCAGTACGCGGCGCAACTGTGCTGGTTCAATCGGCTTGGATAGATAATCATCCATACCGGCTGCCAGATAGGTCTCTTTATCGCCGGGCAAGGCATTGGCTGTGACAGCAATAATAGGCAGATGTTTGCCTATTGCCAGCTCGCGGATACGTGCCGTGGTTTCTACACCGTCCATGCCGGGCAGTTGGATGTCCATCAGCACTACATCAAATGGCTGCTGTGCTAATGCCTGCTGCTGGAGCGCGGCAAGCGCCTCGGGGCCAGACCCGACACACATCACCTCTGCGCCCATGGATTCCAGCAGTGAGAAAATAATTTCCTGATTGAGCAGGTTGTCTTCCACTACCAGTATTTTGCAACTGATTGCGGCCGATACAGGATCGGGCACATTGGGTTGTATCAATGGAGCAATAGTTTGCGGGCGTGCCTTTTCCAACTGCACACGCAGGCGAAAACTACTGCCGTGACCGGGCGCGCTTTGTACATCGATACGCGCATTCATGAGATCCGCCAGGTTTTTACAGATGGACAAGCCCAAGCCGGTGCCTTCAAAACGGCGCGCGCTGGACGAATCGACCTGCTGGAAAGGTTGGAACAGTTTGGCCTGTTTTTCAGCATCAATCCCGATACCGGTATCCTGTACTTCAAACAGAACTTCAACCCGATCCTCCCAATCACGCACTTTGAAGGCATTGATACTGATGCTGCCCTGATCGGTAAATTTCACCGCATTGGCGCAGAAGTTAATCAGGATCTGCCCCAGCCGCAAGGCATCGCCCAACAACAGTGAAGGGATTTTTTCATCGATATTCACATTGACGGCTAGCCCTTTGGCGGCCGCTTTTTCCCACACCTGATCTACGGTTTTATCGATCAATTGCACAACCGAGAATTCACTGTGGTCAAGGCTGAGCTTGCCCGCTTCCATGCGCGAGAAATTCAGTATGTCGTTCACAATGTCCAATAAATGCTCGCCCGAGCCGCGCATTTTTTCCAGATAAGTGCGCTGTTTTGCTTCCGGTTTATTGGCGAGCGCCACATGGGCAAGGCCAATGATGGCATTGAGCGGGGTGCGGATTTCATGGCTCATATTGGCGAGGAATTCTGCCTTGCTTTGCGATGCCGCCAGTGCTGCATCTTTGGCGGCCATTAATTCGCGGGTGCGCTCGTCAATCATCTGCTCCAGATTTTGGTTGACCTCTTCCATCCGCTGGGTGGCGACAATGCGCTCGGTCACATCCACCCAAATACAGGTAATCGCCTGCGGCTCCTGGTCTTGCCCATGTACGATGGGAAAACGCACGATGCGGTAATAGCGCGGGCTGCCGTCCGGGTGCTTAAGTTCGGATACCACATCTTTCCAATAAGAATCCGCCCCAACCTGCTCTTCAGCTTGCAAGAGCGGCTTGAGCCAATTGGGCGCAGCAATATGGTGCAGATCAACCCCCAGCAGGTCATGCTCATCCAGCATCAGCAAACTGCAAAACGCCGGATTCACCATAATCAGGCGATGGTCCATCGAGGTCATATGAGTGGCGGCGGGCAAATTGTCCAGCAGCGAGCGGAAGCGCCCTTCGCGGATGGCCAGACGGCGGCGGTTGACCATCCCCGTAATCGTCAGCAGGATAATCAACAGGTTCGCACTCACACTCAAACCGATAATGATATTGCGCGATGCCTGATAAGGAGCCATTGCCTCGCTGATATCTTGCTCGACAATCACCCCCAATTCCATTTCATCGATCCAGCGCCCTGCACCCGCGACCTTCACGCCGCGATAATCCTCATAACCTACCTTCACTAGCCCCGCTTCATGGTTGATCAGGAAGCCCACCATGTCGGTCAGCGGGCCAGCATCACTACTGTTGGCAGCGCGGCGCACTTTCTCGCCCAATCCGATCAGCGGTTGACCATGGCTGCTGTCATTATGGAAACGCAGCGGCGTCATCAGCCGACCGTGGTTATCAATTGCATAAATTTCACCGGAACCACCGGTGCGGCCTTTAAAAAAAATTGGGAAAAAACTGGCCTGGGTATTAAAACGCAAGCAGAAGTACCCGGGTGCAGTCACCCCGGGTTCAAGCAGAACACACATGTTTTGCATGAGCGTGCCCGCAGGTTGCGTTCCGCGCGGCCCTGAAATCGGGCGCAAGGCCGCAACCGGGCGCGAAATAGCCGGGTGGTTTGCCAGTGCTTTATCCAGAACCTCATGGGTCTCGGCGAGCTGGACTTTTTGTTTGTGGTAATTCTCTGAACTGGCTGCAACCAAAATACGTTCATGGTTAATCACCGAAAAGCCATCAAAGCCCATAACCATTAGCACCGGGTACAACCATTCGCGCAGGGCTTCATGGGTCGCTGGGTTATCGCCTTTCTCCAGCAAAACCTGCCTCAGTAAATTTTTGCCTTGGGATGAATTAGCCAGCATCTGGATGGCAGCGACATTCTGCTGCTGCCAGATAGTGATCAGTTCAGAGAAAGAATTCAGCGAGGTTTGCAGGTGTTCGCGGATCACCCGCTCCTGGCTGGCGTGGATATGGCGCAATGCAACGGCGGTAAAAAAAAACAGCAGTGCTATCGCTAGCACTGCTGATATCAGGGGGGGATTGACCAGCGAGACAAATGAAAAATAACGCTTTAACCGGGATTTTTGCACTACCCGGAACTTGAAGTTCGGCATATGGCTAACTTACGTTGTAGATCCTGATCGACCCAGCTCATCAAATCGCGCCCGGACATAGGGCGCGCCAGCAGGAAACCCTGAGCCTGTTTACAACCCAGGCTTTTGAGCAAGTGTAGCTCGGCTTCTGTCTCTACACCTTCGGCAACCGTACTTATTCCCAGGCGATGCCCTAATTCGATGGCCGATTTCAAAATATTGCGCATGTATTGCCGCTCGGGCGCCCCCTGAATGAAGGAGCGATCGATCTTCAACTCGGAAAACGGAAAGCGCGACAACTGCTGCATGGATGAAAACCCGGTGCCGTAGTCATCAATGGAAATACCAAAACCTTTCAGGCGCAGGCGGCTGATGGTTGCCAGTGCCGCGGGTAAATCCACCACTAACGCACTCTCGGTAATTTCAAAGGTAATGTAATGCGCGGGGATTCCCTGGCGAATCACCCGTTGGATAATTTCATTGGCGAGATTAAATTCCGCGAGGGACTTGGCCGAAAGATTGATCGCCACCGGAATGTATTGCCCCTGCTCCCACCACTCATTCATGTCCTGTAGCACTTGCTCCAGCACGGATAAGGTCAGGGCACCAATCAAACCATGTTCTTCTGCAAGCGGGATAAACACTGCGGGCGAAATCCATTCGCTTTTGGCATTTTGCCAACGCGCCAAGGCTTCTACACCGGCAATCTGCAGCGATTCCAGATCCACCTTGGGCTGGTAATGCACTTGTATTTGAGCCTGGTCGATAGCAAGGCTCAGCTGCGCCGCATCGGCTGATGCCGGTTTCTGGGTAGAGAGGATTTCTTCGGCGCTAACACCAATACTGTATTTGGTCAGGGCATCGGCCAGGTCAACCGGATTGACTGGCTTACGGAATGCGCCCAACAGCGACACGCCCAGCGCTTCGGCCATAGTGGCAACCGCACTGATCAGAACTTCATCGGAACTGCTGGCGAGGACAACGGCGGGTTTGTTGGGCAAGAGTGCCAATTGCTGCAAGACTTCAATGCCGTCCATAACTGGCATTTCCAAATCCAGCAACATGACCGCAGGGGTCTCTTCCATCTGCGCCAACTGATCCAGTGCAAGCCTGCCGTTGGCAGCCTCATATACACGGCTTACCCCGAAGGCTTTCAAGCACAAATGGGCACTGTATCTGTGCATGCTGCTGTCATCCACTACCATCACGCCCTGCTGATGGATCTGCCTGTGCAAATCAATCGTCTCCAGAGTGGTCGAGGTATTGAGTGAAATCATAGGTTGCTCTCTAGCCTCAAAATCGCTGTTGAAAAGGTGCGGAAAGATAACAGCTTTACGCAAACTTAGGGATACCGCGAGGGTATTCACAATCATTCATTACACCGCTAACTTTTGTAGAACCTGTACAGCGTCTGCTGGTTTGCGATAAATCGATGGACGTATCGTCGTCAATTTAAGATTTAAACCCGTTATGCTTTCGCAATGACCAAGAATCAACCAGCCACCAGGGCGCAAGCATTGCAGCAAATTCTCAATCACTTTTTGCTTGGTAGGCTGGTCAAAATAAATCAGGACATTGCGCAAAAAAATCACATCAAATTGTTCGTCATTTTTACGTGTATGCATCAAATTATGTTGCTCAAAACGGATGCGTGAACGCAGTGAAGGCACGACTGCCAACATACCTTCGTATTCACCAATACCTCGGCGACAATAATTTTTTAAGTAATTTGCCGGAATATGATCAATGCGCTCAGCGCGGTAAACACCGGTGCGCGCGTGCTCAAGTACTTTGCCGGAAATATCGGTTGCCAAAATATCCCAGTCGGTTTTACCCATCACATCGGATAACACCATTGCAATGCTGTGGGGCTCTTCACCGGTAGAGGATGCTGCACACCATACACGCATCGGCTTGTTGCGTTGTTGCGGAATAATCTGGTCGCGCAAAAATTCAAAATGCGCAGGCTCGCGGAAAAAATAAGTTTCATTTGTGGTGAGCAAATCCAGCATGGTGCTGCGCTCTTGCGCACCTTCAGGGCTGGACACATACGCAAAATAAGCTTCGTAGGTTTTGTGGCCATACAACTCAAGACGACGCCAGAGGCGGCCAGTGACCAAGGCCGTTTTATCATTACCAATCACAATACCCGCAGTGCGATAAACGTAATCGCGGATTTTGTGGAACGCAAAGGGGCTGATGTCGTTATGTGTACTCATAATCCTGTATCGCTAACTAAGTGGACATTATGGGCACAGGTCAGTGCCAACTCCGGGAATTCCTTGATTAACCAGCAGGTGATTCGCCGTTTCGCGGTTCACCTTCATTGGTTCCCAGTGTGGCGGTTTGGCAAAAAAGCGGTGAGAGTAAAACTACTCACCTGAGGTGGGGGAAAACCCCTAATTAGCGGCTGGCAGCCAACTGCATGAAGTCGCGCATCAGCTCCATAGCGGAGTTCACGCGCAGCTTTTCCATAATGCGCGCGCGGTGGTTTTCCACGGTGCGCACACTCAGGTTGAGCTTGTGGGCGATGTCTTTACTGGGCAGGCCATCGAGTACGGCTTGCAGGACTTCCTGTTCTTTGGGGGTGAGCAGCGCGATGCGCGCCTCGCGGGTGGATAAATCCATGCGTTTTTGATGCAACTGGCGGCTGAGCGATAAAGCAGCCTGCAGCTTTTCCAGAAACTGGTGGCCATTGATGGGCTTCTCGACAAAATCAAATGCGCCCTGTTTCATCGCCTCTACCGCCGCACTGACCTCGGCATAGCCGGTGACAATAATCAGCGGTGGCGGCACCGGATAGCGCTGCTGCAGGACTTTATGCAGCTGCAAACCACTCACACCGGGCATGCGCATGTCAGTAATTACGCACTCGCAGGGGCGTGGGGTGTAGGCATCCAAAAAGGCTTCGGCGCTCTCGAAACACACGGGTTCTACCCCTATGGGTTCTACAATGCCACTCATTAATTCGAGGGTGATACTGTCGTCGTCAATCAGATATGCCGTTGCTATAGCCGTTTTACTCATGAAACACTCGTGATCCTGTCAATTAAATTGGCACCAAAATGAGTGTAGCAGAACCCCGGCGCATTACCCGGTGATTAGCCTGTTTGCGCTTGCATCTGCGCCTTATGTCCGTTAAAAAGCCGCCACTTTTTGAACATATTCTCTCTATACGTTGGTTTGCCCATGAACAGATCCCCTTCCCCCGCTTATCTGCAACGCTTTGGCGGCATTGCCCGCCT belongs to Cellvibrio sp. pealriver and includes:
- a CDS encoding Sir2 family NAD-dependent protein deacetylase, which translates into the protein MPNTSITQAADYIQQADALIIAAGAGMGVDSGLPDFRGNEGFWKAYPALAKAKMDFTQAASPDTFVRDVKLAWGFYGHRLALYRNTIPHEGFAILKRWGESKAKGYSVFTSNVDGQFQKAGFAADNIYECHGSIHHLQCLEPCSATIWEANSFLPEVDHEQCQLINKPPLCPYCNQIARPNILMFGDWGWISDRSDQQAEQLQLWLQRCNNPVVIELGAGTHIPSVRRFSEQVVNSFNGKLIRINPRDYEVPLQNAVGISMGAKAGLIAIEQVIKPQQ
- a CDS encoding YigZ family protein, which translates into the protein MPTYTILSTAVESTTEEKNSEFITFLHPVTSREEAMVWVEVYRKQYPDAAHVCWAYVIGNTRQPLTQAFSDDGEPSGTAGKPMLHVLTERDVGNSLAVVVRYFGGVKLGAGGLVRAYSGAVSQAVNAAVLVAVTPKVECIVSVDFAREAKVRHLVNQFQGEILAVDYAAQVSLQIRLEEAQLDAFSVQVVNETAGTAIVKLNFF
- a CDS encoding YciI family protein; the encoded protein is MKVMVMVKASPGSEAGKMPSEALLNAMGQFNEELVKAGIMESGDGLKPSSEGFRVRFSGDKRVVTTGPFTETNELIAGYWIWNVNSMEEAIEWVKKCPNPMEDEDSDIEIRTFYTMEDFAEADVDGKAAAHEDALRQTIAMRKVQVNNYLFFSGRCDEALAFYKQHLSAEVKFLIRFNESPDPMPEGVLQPGFENKVMHAEFSLGNVDIMASDGCNDAETFSGFRIALNVNDEAEARRIFAALASNGGKVDMPLMKTFWSPLYGQVTDQFGVGWMVMLPGEEPA
- a CDS encoding PAS domain-containing hybrid sensor histidine kinase/response regulator, which produces MPNFKFRVVQKSRLKRYFSFVSLVNPPLISAVLAIALLFFFTAVALRHIHASQERVIREHLQTSLNSFSELITIWQQQNVAAIQMLANSSQGKNLLRQVLLEKGDNPATHEALREWLYPVLMVMGFDGFSVINHERILVAASSENYHKQKVQLAETHEVLDKALANHPAISRPVAALRPISGPRGTQPAGTLMQNMCVLLEPGVTAPGYFCLRFNTQASFFPIFFKGRTGGSGEIYAIDNHGRLMTPLRFHNDSSHGQPLIGLGEKVRRAANSSDAGPLTDMVGFLINHEAGLVKVGYEDYRGVKVAGAGRWIDEMELGVIVEQDISEAMAPYQASRNIIIGLSVSANLLIILLTITGMVNRRRLAIREGRFRSLLDNLPAATHMTSMDHRLIMVNPAFCSLLMLDEHDLLGVDLHHIAAPNWLKPLLQAEEQVGADSYWKDVVSELKHPDGSPRYYRIVRFPIVHGQDQEPQAITCIWVDVTERIVATQRMEEVNQNLEQMIDERTRELMAAKDAALAASQSKAEFLANMSHEIRTPLNAIIGLAHVALANKPEAKQRTYLEKMRGSGEHLLDIVNDILNFSRMEAGKLSLDHSEFSVVQLIDKTVDQVWEKAAAKGLAVNVNIDEKIPSLLLGDALRLGQILINFCANAVKFTDQGSISINAFKVRDWEDRVEVLFEVQDTGIGIDAEKQAKLFQPFQQVDSSSARRFEGTGLGLSICKNLADLMNARIDVQSAPGHGSSFRLRVQLEKARPQTIAPLIQPNVPDPVSAAISCKILVVEDNLLNQEIIFSLLESMGAEVMCVGSGPEALAALQQQALAQQPFDVVLMDIQLPGMDGVETTARIRELAIGKHLPIIAVTANALPGDKETYLAAGMDDYLSKPIEPAQLRRVLEQWGHACRVAPELVSSAGSMEFLHNAGIDTQRALHNLMGNEKLYRRLLERFAHERAEFPAQLPVLLEKNPAEALNQVHSLKSLAGSLGMNQLEVNCFQLEQALHNGEWQQDMVDKLDDELIAMVELVARGLNLPSH
- a CDS encoding EAL domain-containing protein, with amino-acid sequence MISLNTSTTLETIDLHRQIHQQGVMVVDDSSMHRYSAHLCLKAFGVSRVYEAANGRLALDQLAQMEETPAVMLLDLEMPVMDGIEVLQQLALLPNKPAVVLASSSDEVLISAVATMAEALGVSLLGAFRKPVNPVDLADALTKYSIGVSAEEILSTQKPASADAAQLSLAIDQAQIQVHYQPKVDLESLQIAGVEALARWQNAKSEWISPAVFIPLAEEHGLIGALTLSVLEQVLQDMNEWWEQGQYIPVAINLSAKSLAEFNLANEIIQRVIRQGIPAHYITFEITESALVVDLPAALATISRLRLKGFGISIDDYGTGFSSMQQLSRFPFSELKIDRSFIQGAPERQYMRNILKSAIELGHRLGISTVAEGVETEAELHLLKSLGCKQAQGFLLARPMSGRDLMSWVDQDLQRKLAICRTSSSG
- a CDS encoding protein-glutamate O-methyltransferase CheR is translated as MSTHNDISPFAFHKIRDYVYRTAGIVIGNDKTALVTGRLWRRLELYGHKTYEAYFAYVSSPEGAQERSTMLDLLTTNETYFFREPAHFEFLRDQIIPQQRNKPMRVWCAASSTGEEPHSIAMVLSDVMGKTDWDILATDISGKVLEHARTGVYRAERIDHIPANYLKNYCRRGIGEYEGMLAVVPSLRSRIRFEQHNLMHTRKNDEQFDVIFLRNVLIYFDQPTKQKVIENLLQCLRPGGWLILGHCESITGLNLKLTTIRPSIYRKPADAVQVLQKLAV
- a CDS encoding response regulator transcription factor, which encodes MSKTAIATAYLIDDDSITLELMSGIVEPIGVEPVCFESAEAFLDAYTPRPCECVITDMRMPGVSGLQLHKVLQQRYPVPPPLIIVTGYAEVSAAVEAMKQGAFDFVEKPINGHQFLEKLQAALSLSRQLHQKRMDLSTREARIALLTPKEQEVLQAVLDGLPSKDIAHKLNLSVRTVENHRARIMEKLRVNSAMELMRDFMQLAASR